Proteins encoded together in one uncultured Desulfosarcina sp. window:
- a CDS encoding amidohydrolase translates to MPSFPYAPDLILYNGAIATQEPRQPFARAVAVGNGRILAVGDDNDILKLAAAGTEKIDLDGRLVVPGFIDTHIHFYEWALNRQGVRLDDLTGIEDLVSRLQQAAATQPPGQWIMGQGWNETDWTAPRMPTREVLDKAAPDHPVLLWRCDLHLAAANSLALKRAGIDAGTPDPPEGRIERDAAGNPTGILRELAINLARDAVAPPDSDQIMRAFADATDALHRRGVTGIVDVRLMNDKDGASALQTFQKMDAASDLALRTWVSLPGEQLDAIIGLGLRTGFGGDRLRLGHVKYFSDGGMGARTAWMIDPYLDGGHGMPLMDMDRLAKDVDRADAAGLSVMIHAVGDRANRELVDLFEDLESRRSRSGRPRPAISHRIEHVQMIRPEDADRLGRLHLALCVTPSNMVLDMNLIDTAVGEKGRWCYAFRRLLDTGAPVMFSSDCPVCDPAPLPAIHAAATRQRSDGTPESGWHPEERITVSEALTAYTATPAKVYQAHDLGVITPGKKADLVVLSKNILEIKPSRIPETRVAMTVFDGRIVYRQF, encoded by the coding sequence ATGCCCTCTTTCCCTTACGCCCCTGACCTCATACTTTACAACGGCGCCATTGCCACCCAGGAGCCCCGACAGCCTTTCGCCCGCGCCGTAGCCGTTGGAAACGGTCGAATCCTGGCCGTTGGAGACGATAACGACATCCTGAAGCTGGCTGCTGCAGGCACCGAAAAGATCGATCTCGACGGCCGCCTGGTGGTGCCGGGATTCATCGACACCCATATTCATTTTTATGAATGGGCCCTCAACCGCCAGGGCGTCCGGCTGGACGACCTCACCGGCATCGAAGATCTGGTTTCACGGTTGCAGCAGGCGGCCGCAACCCAGCCGCCCGGCCAGTGGATCATGGGCCAGGGGTGGAACGAAACCGACTGGACGGCGCCGCGCATGCCCACCCGCGAGGTGCTGGACAAGGCCGCACCCGATCATCCCGTGCTGTTGTGGCGCTGCGACCTGCACCTGGCGGCGGCCAACTCACTGGCTCTGAAACGGGCCGGGATCGATGCCGGCACCCCCGATCCGCCGGAAGGCCGGATCGAACGCGATGCCGCGGGCAACCCCACCGGCATCCTGCGGGAGCTGGCCATCAACCTGGCCCGCGATGCCGTTGCCCCGCCGGATTCCGATCAAATCATGCGGGCCTTTGCCGACGCAACCGACGCCCTGCACCGTCGGGGTGTTACCGGCATCGTCGATGTCCGGCTGATGAACGACAAGGACGGCGCCAGCGCCCTGCAGACCTTTCAGAAAATGGATGCCGCCAGCGACCTGGCCCTGCGCACCTGGGTGAGCCTGCCGGGCGAGCAGCTGGACGCCATCATTGGACTGGGCCTGCGCACGGGATTCGGCGGCGACCGACTGCGCCTCGGCCACGTGAAGTATTTCTCGGACGGCGGGATGGGCGCCCGCACCGCCTGGATGATCGACCCTTATCTGGATGGCGGCCACGGCATGCCCCTGATGGACATGGATCGACTGGCCAAAGACGTGGACCGGGCCGACGCAGCCGGTCTCTCGGTGATGATTCATGCAGTGGGCGACCGGGCCAATCGCGAACTGGTCGATCTGTTCGAAGATCTCGAATCCCGACGGAGCCGGTCCGGACGCCCGCGACCGGCCATTTCCCACCGGATCGAGCACGTCCAGATGATCCGTCCCGAAGACGCCGACCGATTGGGCCGCCTGCATCTGGCCCTGTGCGTGACGCCTTCCAATATGGTCCTGGACATGAATCTCATCGATACGGCGGTGGGTGAAAAGGGGCGCTGGTGCTATGCCTTTCGCCGCCTGCTGGACACCGGGGCGCCGGTCATGTTCAGCTCGGACTGCCCGGTATGCGATCCGGCACCGCTGCCGGCCATCCACGCCGCGGCCACCCGGCAGCGCAGCGACGGCACCCCGGAGTCCGGTTGGCATCCGGAAGAACGGATTACCGTGAGCGAGGCCCTGACCGCCTATACCGCCACGCCGGCAAAGGTCTACCAGGCCCACGATCTGGGCGTGATCACACCGGGGAAAAAAGCCGACCTGGTGGTTCTCAGCAAAAATATTCTGGAAATTAAGCCCTCCCGGATTCCCGAAACCCGGGTTGCGATGACGGTATTCGACGGAAGGATCGTCTACCGGCAGTTTTAG